The Flavobacterium johnsoniae UW101 genomic interval CTATATCGATTGGCAGTCTTAATACTTAATACACCAATCTTAATACATTTTATAAATGAAAACAGCATATATAGTAAAAGCATATAGAACAGCAGTTGGAAAAGCTCCAAAAGGTGTTTTTAGATTTAAAAGACCTGATGAATTAGCTGCAGAAACCATTCAGTTTATGATGGACGAACTGCCTAATTTCGATAAAAAACGTATCGATGATGTTATGGTAGGAAATGCCATGCCGGAGGCGGAACAAGGTCTTAACGTTGGACGTTTAATCTCTTTAATGGGATTAAAAGTAGAAGACGTTCCTGGAGTTACAGTAAACCGCTATTGCGCATCTGGATTAGAAACTATCGGAATGGCAACTGCTAAAATCCAATCAGGAATGGCAGATTGTATCATCGCTGGTGGTGCAGAAAGTATGAGTTATATTCCGATGGGAGGTTACAAACCAACTCCGGATTATAAAGTTGCTGCAGCGGGTCACGAAGATTACTATTGGGGAATGGGTTTAACTGCTGAGGCGGTGGCTAACCAATACAAAATCTCTAGAGAAGATCAGGATGAGTTTGCTTACAACTCTCACATGAAAGCATTAAAAGCGCAGGCAGAAGGGAAATTCGATAAACAAATCGTTCCAATTACTGTTGAGCAGACTTTCATCAATGAAAATGGTAAAAAAGAAACAAAATCATACGTTGTAAACAAAGACGAAGGACCAAGAGCAGGAACTTCTAAAGAAGCTTTAGCAGGTTTAAAACCAGTTTTTGCTGCTGACGGAAGTGTAACAGCTGGTAACTCTTCTCAAATGAGCGACGGTGCTGCATTCGTTTTAATCATGAGCGAAGAAATGGTAAAAGAATTAAACCTTGAACCAATTGCACGTTTGGTAAACTTTGCTTCTTCTGGTGTTGAGCCAAGAATTATGGGTATCGGTCCTGTAAAAGCAATTCCGAAAGCGTTGAAACAAGCAGGATTAACATTGAACGATATTGAGTTAATTGAATTAAATGAGGCTTTTGCTTCACAAGCTTTAGCAGTAACTCGCGAATTAAACATAAACCCAGAAATCGTAAACGTAAATGGTGGAGCAATTGCTTTAGGTCACCCTCTGGGATGTACTGGAGCTAAACTTTCTGTTCAGTTGTTTGATGAAATGAAACGTAGAGGCAATAAGTACGGAATCGTTTCTATGTGTGTAGGAACTGGGCAAGGAAGCGCGGGGATTTACGAAGTGTTGTAATAAGTAGTATTAAGTAAAGTATACGTCCAGTTTGGTCATTGCGAGGAACGAAGCAACCTCGCTAACAATTGCGCAAAGCAAGTGTGGTTGCTTCGTTCCTCGCAATGACAAGATTGAGCAAAAACAAAATATAAAAAAACATAATCATGGCAGATACAATTCAAAAAAACGTGACTCGTGGTGGTCAGTTTTTAGTTAAAGAAACAAAATGCGAAGATATCTTCACACCAGAAGATTTCTCAGAAGAGCAGTTAATGATGCGTGACTCAGTAAAGGAGTTCGTAGACAAAGAATTATGGGCGCACAAAGATCGTTTTGAGAAAAAAGATTATGCGTATACAGAATCATCTATGCGTAAAGCTGGTGAACTAGGACTTCTGGGAGTTGCAGTTCCAGAAGAATACGGCGGATTAGGAATGGGATTTGTTTCTACAATGTTAGTTTGTGACTACATTTCTGGAGCAACAGGTTCTTTCTCTACTGCTTTTGGTGCACATACAGGAATTGGAACTATGCCAATTACACTTTACGGTACTGAAGAACAAAAGAAAAAATACGTTCCGAAATTGGCTTCTGGAGAATGGTTTGGAGCTTATTGCTTAACTGAGCCAGGCGCAGGATCTGATGCTAACTCAGGAAAAACTAAAGCAGTTT includes:
- a CDS encoding thiolase family protein, with protein sequence MKTAYIVKAYRTAVGKAPKGVFRFKRPDELAAETIQFMMDELPNFDKKRIDDVMVGNAMPEAEQGLNVGRLISLMGLKVEDVPGVTVNRYCASGLETIGMATAKIQSGMADCIIAGGAESMSYIPMGGYKPTPDYKVAAAGHEDYYWGMGLTAEAVANQYKISREDQDEFAYNSHMKALKAQAEGKFDKQIVPITVEQTFINENGKKETKSYVVNKDEGPRAGTSKEALAGLKPVFAADGSVTAGNSSQMSDGAAFVLIMSEEMVKELNLEPIARLVNFASSGVEPRIMGIGPVKAIPKALKQAGLTLNDIELIELNEAFASQALAVTRELNINPEIVNVNGGAIALGHPLGCTGAKLSVQLFDEMKRRGNKYGIVSMCVGTGQGSAGIYEVL